The Plasmodium relictum strain SGS1 genome assembly, chromosome: 2 genome segment TATTGATGATgggaaaatagaaaatatatataaattttatgatcataaagaattaattaaTAGAAATGTACTTTTAATAGTGAAATACCACGAAGGAGAAGTGCAATTTATGTATAGTCCCTTGAGAAACATTGCAAATAAGCTTGAATTCAAATATAATTATCCGGCGGTGATACAAGACAACAATAAAGTATAtacactaaaaataaaatcacatgaaataaaaaaaatgaacttACTTCATACTTTTCAAGTTGAAGTGCACAATGTTAATAAATCACAGTACGTTACAATTGATAAATATGACGGAACAATTGAAATTAAATTATCAGAATTTGTAGGTGATCCAGTTAATTTGACTGCTAAGCTTTATGGAGTTTTTGTTGAATTAGAAGTAGACATAAATTTTATAGTTATTTGCGCTGATGGAATGAAAGTATTTGATAAGAGGTGCGTTCCTTGTCCAATAGGTTCGTATAATAACCttaatgaatatattaaatataataatatatatgaatgtACATTATGTCATGATAATTCTACCACTAAAAAGGAAGCATCTACTTCAGTAACTCAATGTTTATGTCTACCTGGGTATGAgctaaataataattatgaatGTGTTCCATGTGAAAGAGAAACATGGAAAACTGAACTTTCTAATTCTCCTTGCATTTTTCATTGCTACCCTAATTCGTATAGCACAGTTAGGGGTAGTAGCAGTGAAGAAGAAAGTCAATGTAAATGCAAAAAAGGGTATTATTTTGTCTCTAAAGATTCTATAAATTTTTGTGAAGAATGTGATATAGGTTATTTTTGTCCTGGGGgatataaaacaaataaaataaaatgccCAAATAATACTACTAATACAACACAAAAAAATTCTTCTATAAAAAGTTGTAAATGTGATTATGGATTCGAACCCTATGATCCTATAGATATCgcaaattataattttagaaATGATCCTATTTTCGATGATTACAGAGACTTCATAGCAGATATAGAGAGTTCCCAAGTTTGTATACCATGTAAAGTAggattttataaaaatactgTTTCGGAACAAAAATGTAAGAGTTGTTCTCCAAATGTATACACAGATGACACACAATCCACTTCCATATCCCAATGTAAAAAATGTGAAAAAGGTTACTACTTACATTCTGAGAATGTTTGCTTATTATGTCCAGATAATCATTATTGCCCTGGTTTCAATATAGCAGATCCAAAATATGCAATTTACGAAAATCAAAAAGTCCCTTGTAGTGGAAAAAATTTGACAAAACACCCGAATAGATTAAATGTATCACATTTAAGCTGTTTATGTAAAAAAGGGTACGAATTTGTAAAAATGGATGAAAATGAATTTGATTGTTTAGAAGTTCctaaaaattattacaagTCAGAACTCAGTAATACTGAAAAGAAACCTTGCCCAGAAAACAGTATTACTTTATatacaaaaacaaaaaatataaataaatgtttatgtatggCAGGCTATTATTGggatataaatgaatttaaatGTATTAAGTGTCCAAAAGGATATTATTGTCCTGGTGGGTATTTGAAAGActgttttaaaaataacaccTTACATTTATGTAAACCTCAAAAAACAAAATGCCCTATAAAACATTCAACAACGCAAGGTGAAGAATCTTTTAGTGAATCAAGTTGCTTTTGTGATAAGGGATACACAATaaacaaagaaaaattaaatgaatgtGTTCCATGTCCAGTTAACACTTATAAAGATATTATATCAAACGCAGAATGCACTATGTGTTTAACACCATATACAACAGATGGACAAATAGGAAGTACGAAGGAAGAAGATTGTACATGCTCAGGaggttattatttttttaatcattGTTTACCATGTAGTGATAAGAATACTTACTGTAAAGGTGGAAAAATGATAGTGAACAACAAAAGCAAAACTATTCATTATGCTCCGTCAAAATGTCCACCAAATACCATTGTATCATTTGAAGCAGAACGCCcatttaataaaagtttttGTGTTTGTAAAAAGGGATTTAAGCATGTATATACTACTccaaataatttatcaaaaatttGTGTACCGTGCGAACGTGGGTTTTTTAAGACTATGATTGGTGATTTTGCCTGTGAATCTAAATGTAAACCAAATTCAACCAGTTTAATTGGAACTGTTCATGAAACTCAGTGCTTTTGCttagaaaattattattttaaaaatggaGTTTGTTTAAGTTGTCCTGATGGTGCATATTGTAGAGGAGGTTTTGAAGAAGaaactttattaattatgaaaaaaaatgagaattATTTAGATCCatcaaaaattaaacatGTAATGCCTGTTCCTAAAGGAAATTATGCACTTTACAAATTAAAGACAAATATATACAACACTGATTGGTTTATTGTAGAATGTCCAATTAAAGGAGCTTGTCTACACAACGAAAAGTGTCATGAATCTATGactaattttttatgtgGCGAGTGCAAAAGAGgatatacaaataatttttctaaattaaatttatgtgTAAAGTGTAGTGGAAATATAGTAAATATTTTACACATGATTTTTGTTTGTGCTTTTGTTTTGTTATTTACTGTTATTATGGCATACTTAAATGTCTTTACAGGGGCAAATAGAAAATCTGTTCATTCTATTGTTATTAAAATTGCtgttaattatttttcttgtatgaaaattttttatgttatggGTACAagtgaaatatattttcccATTAATTTCTCTTCTCATGCAAATTACATAATtacaaatattaaaagattattaaaagcaaaaaaaaattatggtCCATACTGCATATTaacaaattattttaatttatcacaTTCAGATGCTTATTTCTATGGAATGGTTTTTTATGCTTTTAGGCCCATTTTACTTGCAATTATATTGACAATTTTAATGTTTATTGTTGtagaaatatataagtaTAAAGTCAGAAATGAAACAAaactaaaattaaatataatagataaaattaaagaactaggaaataataaattatatgaagAATTAATGCAGGAATTACCATCAGAAAGGGCTTTAGTATTATTCAGATACATACCAATACCTAAAGATTCAAagtttaaaagaataagaaaTTTTCTTGAGGATATGACTCCTATGTATGTTacattgttattttttatccACACAAAAACTACTTTGTCTATGTTAACTTTGTTAGATTGTAAATCAATATACTACAATGATAAATTTGTAGAGCAATATATGAGTTATGTACCAAGTGTAAAATGTGATTTATCTAAAGATTATGCTAAGTTTTTCATATTAGGTATTAGTGGATTAGTAGTATGGGGAATTGGTGTTCCATTAATGTCTTATTTAgtgttatataaaaatagaaaacaaTTGCACTCGGAAAATATTCTACTTAAATACggatttttaaataatggttttaattttcaattttGGTATTGGGAATCGATAGAATTTTTAAGGAAAATTTTAGTTTTATTAATATCGACTGTTCCTATATTTAAAACGGCTAGAATATTTGGTACTACTATGTGGCTGTTTACTAttatttcatctttttttcttacatTACAATTGATACTTCAACCTTTTGACTCAAGAAATTATCATAtcttaaataaattagaaaCTTACAGTATGGTTGCTTGGACGATTACTTTAATGATTTTTGTCTTTTTAACAATATCAAATTGTAGTGTAACTAtaaatttctatattttattgtttttattattttttaattttatatttatagcTAAAGTTTTGATATCCCTTTGTTATTCGTACATCGAAAATTTAagacatataaaaaaaatgattaaatTGCCATTTATAGGCAAATATTTTGtgaaaatatcaaaaatatctgaagaaaaatattataaagaaCCTATAGTTTCTCTAAATACATGTGATAATTCAATTAAATTAACCAGGAAATATAAAAGACCAACTTTATTCaacaaaaaaatgttaacaaatgaagaaaaaaattattttcttgatGTTTTATCAAATTTTATGTACTTTGGTGtgttaaatttaaaatttaccATTTTTCATTCTTATTTCATGGAATTCATTCTAAGATTATCAACAATTGATCatgaaattttttacaaaaaagggaaaaatggaattttaaaattaataactaAAGATCCAAAGAACATTGACGAATGGCTAAAAATTAAGGAAGacgaattaaaaaaaaggacaTTTTTTCAaagacataaaaaaatactgaatttatttacaaaaaattcatttattattcaaaacaacaaaaaaacaaTTGTATATAAAAGAGATAGACACACCATAATGTCTGATTATGAAGCACTAATTAATGtattaaaatatgataaagaCTTTATAACtgattttaaatttttatatgacGAAAATACGGTTAAATCAGGGTTAATTCTTCCTGATTTGCAGTTATCATTTaccaaaataaaaatgaaagataaagaattaataatgcaattattttcattattcatTGCAAAGAAGAATATTGTACAATTTGAAAGAGATATTCATCTTAAGAATAAAATTGAACAACTCAGAATGTTGTATGAAATTCTTTTAAGGgctaatgaaaaaaaaaatattacatttagaaaaaatgttGAAGATGCTGTCAAAGGAGATTCATTTGATTATACAAAAATGGAAAATGAGTTAACATTATTAAATGATAGAATTAATGATCTAGTTAATAAttatcaaaaattaaaatatgctGATTATTATGAAGATACCtgtaatgataataaatcatgtttaaataatgattcagaattttttaataataaattaatagaatTAAGTTTTAAAGAAATGGATTACGATGAAGATGAAGACAAGAGAAAAAATAGTAGAAAAAAGAATGaggaaaataaagaaaatgattaaaaaaaggataaagatatcaatgaaaaaagaaaagaaaaaattaaatagaaaataataaaggaaATAGAAATAGtaatgataaagaaaaaaaaaatgaaatataaattttaacaaATATTGAAGATCATGGAAAATAACCATAAAgagatatataaataaatatgtaaattttcttataagctttattatatttttttatttactttccTTATTTTTCTAATGAGTAAATAGTGCTTGCTTTATTATTACATAGATTTATAAATTccacatttttctttttgtacaatggaattaaaatattttatgttaaaattttcatattttatttaaaaaaaattacacattacattttttttgagGTAACAATTCTtattaataatgaattaaaaaagtacAGATAATATTATAGCTAATTAAAGTATCTTGCTTTTTCAACtaattacatatttatatatgttaattttaattatacatataattaataaacaaCTAAAATGTGCATAATTTTtgtgaaattttttttcataattagtATTTCTCGAggtattaaaaaagaattagagaacatttacatatatttacattaaaCTATAAAAAACACCGTATATTTACTGTTGATAGGTATAGTTATAtcaactaaaaaaaattccattATCAAAttatcaaaagaaaaaaaaaagacaatttTTTTGGTATTAAACTAAGATAAACATATaatgtttataaaaaatatttaaagatacatttatataaattattagatATTCATATActcaaaatattaaaattttattcattGTCCATCTATACATCAATGTAAaacaatataattaatataccacgtatttttatatatcattatatagatggttttataaaaatgaatattttaaatttgatTAAAGATATTTcaaattatcttttaatttttatgcatttttaataaattatacaaAAAGGTTCTAAAAGATAATCCACCTTATCATGGAATCAATACATAgtaaagtaaaataatttattttaaattaatctTGATATAATAGAACATTacaattaatataattaagaaAGCAATAAAatgaacaaaaataaatacaaataaaattattagaaatattaaaaaaactatTCAATTAagttctttttatataaattccctaaaaaaattttaataaatatactaataaaatttaaagaaatacaAAACTTATCGAAATAATATagttaataaatcaaaatttataataaagaataaaacGAAAAAtctaataaatgaaatatataataaaaaataatttataatatcaccaaaataaaattaatagagaaaataataaataaattaattaaaataaataaaacaatcgtaaatatttataaattatttataaatatgaaataaaattaaattttaaattgaatatattaattaaaattaaaaaaaaaaaattaaatgaaataaaggaaactttataaataatatataaaatatgtaaatttaatataaaataaaaaaaataaatttttatacatttataaatgtaaataaatttataaattcaataatataatagtttaaaataatacaaataaattaatagaaaaaattaagtaataagattaaaataatttaaaaaaaaaaaaaagatagtaaataattaaaattggattaattttcaaaataaataaaattaattagacaaaatatattaaataacaagatgaataaaataaaatgtaatataaaaaaataaataaaattcaaataaactaaataaatgcaataaaaaaaaaaaataataataacataattgattaaatacaaataagataaattaaataaacaaatataaacaattttagataaataaagaaaaataaatatgaataaatcaaataaatattaaaaatataaattaataaactactaaataaaaattttaaataatatataatgtatataaatcaataaattattaaataaatttatataaattaataaaatcaataattaaataatataaatgaatatatatataaaaataaataaatgatataaaccaataaacatataattaacaaattaaataaataaataattaatataaacaaatataataaattaataaaataaacaaatataataattaattaaataatataaattaataaaataaataatataaactaATTAaactaataataaataaacaattaatataaataaatataataattaataaaataatataataaataattaaataatatgaattaataaaataaacaaataattaatataataaacaaatataataaattaataaaataatataataattaattaaataatataaattaataaaataaataatataaactaataataaataaacaattaatataaataaatataataattaataaaataatataataattaattaaataatataaattaataaaataaacaaatataataaattaataaaataatataaaataataaaataaataaataattaaattattattaacaaataatataataaaaaattaaatataagataataaaataaataataatataataaattaaataatataaataaataattaaattattatcaacaaataatataataattaattaaataatataagataataaaataaataatataacaaattaattaaataattaatttattattaataaataatataacgaattaattaaataattaatttattattaataaataatataaaataatataaataaataattaattcattattaataaataatataaaataatacaaataaataattaattcattattaataaataatataataattatttaaataatataagataataaaataaataatataacaaattaaataaataatttgttattaataaataatataataattaattaaactattattaacatataacataatataataattaattaaataatataaaataataaaataattaaataaaataaacaattaattaattaattaattgaataatacaaattaataataaataaacaaaaaatatttaaaatatatatatatatatatatatatatatatatatatatatatatagatataaaataagaattataaataattgaacttgttattaaatatatatatattgtttttaCTTAAATATACGCTAAATAATTTGTTTatgtttataaatttaatagataaataatgaaatagtTTATgtcaaaataaatatttaattaaatatataaaatattattgtatttaataaatttaaattgaaataataaataaaattaattaaaagtaaataaaaataagtatataatttaaaagatttatatatttatatttttttaatcataataaaatcaatatttaatataaaaaaaataaataaataataaattaatatttaagaatttaaataaataagcaataaaattaatataaataatttaatgtataatataattaatattaataattaatatatattataattgattatataaataaataattacataaaataattaatattaatatattattatttaatagataatactattataaaaatattaatataaatgtttaaataatgatgcaattaatataaataatcaaatatattatataaataatttattacttatttattatttaactaaaaaataaattacatttttatattatattattaactctaataaattaatactatatttaatgaatatatagatggaaaaaatttttttagtaattctttaaataaaccaaatgaaaataattttactttgatgcaaataaataaaaaataaaataatttatcgtttatactattaaaatatttttaaaataaatgaacgtcttaaaataaaaataacaccAAAGGATCACTGaagatataattttaataaatgaaataagataacaaattttaaagtaataaaaatattaggtGTGATTTCAcgttatttaatttaattataaaataagcaTGGTATTTATTCAATCTAAATAAATAGATAGTTAATTATAGAATATGTTATAtaagttaataaaattaaattcaatatcttattatatataatttcctaaagtacaaaaaaaaatatacatataataaaatattatgattAATTTACTAGAAGTATTATAGtt includes the following:
- the CRMP2 gene encoding cysteine repeat modular protein 2, putative, which encodes MVNPKIFLLLSSLLTNFLFKRHYYVAGITLESTKEQNFSFMNTYGNPYVKKDVLIKLNNLKYKFFFKNMHKPKKKKIQKRGISFISLNLNKILELKSDDPINLLSSIFSKEKTKFLSSCYEDKKLKNIDNCNRFTSSQKICDSPVDFNLNDNFFTKEINEISLKCLVDNKSEYLKISKNHVILESGEVFDLKIQNESLFVHTSIIITKDTCLNKKKSVSPDFKFYSQKTKKFGDPILYRGEIIGFEFKNIKVGNNVEGLYNVCSCHVEYPNYYNQCTDTNKHYLNISTIRVVKKLTHEIHLLSGNKLVLNFKAYATPFPFNKAFIIEKVKGYNCNNIKDTSFNQIQEDFYKNEKKLEFYDIFLYNIDPKKYNDDIVFEKPGTYLLCYTSSDNGVEYSAILSTIHVNGYDINKISYLYLDLNPIKLNLKNYIVLHRYKLNENLEEIFLKKKKINHCSGEDVSYSNNIIEVNSNKNANIILDKIYISNINLNEYNKLLEICSKKGDKHSLIGYAMVKPYVLHNYKDINHLLDFNIAPDDIRTYTISRNSNFLKFFPELLNIFNINNTNNLYLSFLCYSTKNEIILTYNYDKNMTPIFFKYFKITNASSSILHITNDEVQLYVLKKNSQSLFLYDITPEKVMDKKRIITNNVNDADVKLILSYYLDYSHFLKCEKCISPIMMEPIYDENKNLKQIFLITSHPYIKLMMVDLHFNVIYEHDINVVKNSEIEIRGVNFSLDVLKDSSFLITDISCGIIEEESLDCFLIDQLNNAVIAIEYIEPQNLLIVIDSFQGENKNDSIQESIYFYNDSVFSQSNTFLYKPKNITVYPYDKSYVILISEEESNEINLLHYDKYKLNNNLLYVTRINNTYIDDGKIENIYKFYDHKELINRNVLLIVKYHEGEVQFMYSPLRNIANKLEFKYNYPAVIQDNNKVYTLKIKSHEIKKMNLLHTFQVEVHNVNKSQYVTIDKYDGTIEIKLSEFVGDPVNLTAKLYGVFVELEVDINFIVICADGMKVFDKRCVPCPIGSYNNLNEYIKYNNIYECTLCHDNSTTKKEASTSVTQCLCLPGYELNNNYECVPCERETWKTELSNSPCIFHCYPNSYSTVRGSSSEEESQCKCKKGYYFVSKDSINFCEECDIGYFCPGGYKTNKIKCPNNTTNTTQKNSSIKSCKCDYGFEPYDPIDIANYNFRNDPIFDDYRDFIADIESSQVCIPCKVGFYKNTVSEQKCKSCSPNVYTDDTQSTSISQCKKCEKGYYLHSENVCLLCPDNHYCPGFNIADPKYAIYENQKVPCSGKNLTKHPNRLNVSHLSCLCKKGYEFVKMDENEFDCLEVPKNYYKSELSNTEKKPCPENSITLYTKTKNINKCLCMAGYYWDINEFKCIKCPKGYYCPGGYLKDCFKNNTLHLCKPQKTKCPIKHSTTQGEESFSESSCFCDKGYTINKEKLNECVPCPVNTYKDIISNAECTMCLTPYTTDGQIGSTKEEDCTCSGGYYFFNHCLPCSDKNTYCKGGKMIVNNKSKTIHYAPSKCPPNTIVSFEAERPFNKSFCVCKKGFKHVYTTPNNLSKICVPCERGFFKTMIGDFACESKCKPNSTSLIGTVHETQCFCLENYYFKNGVCLSCPDGAYCRGGFEEETLLIMKKNENYLDPSKIKHVMPVPKGNYALYKLKTNIYNTDWFIVECPIKGACLHNEKCHESMTNFLCGECKRGYTNNFSKLNLCVKCSGNIVNILHMIFVCAFVLLFTVIMAYLNVFTGANRKSVHSIVIKIAVNYFSCMKIFYVMGTSEIYFPINFSSHANYIITNIKRLLKAKKNYGPYCILTNYFNLSHSDAYFYGMVFYAFRPILLAIILTILMFIVVEIYKYKVRNETKLKLNIIDKIKELGNNKLYEELMQELPSERALVLFRYIPIPKDSKFKRIRNFLEDMTPMYVTLLFFIHTKTTLSMLTLLDCKSIYYNDKFVEQYMSYVPSVKCDLSKDYAKFFILGISGLVVWGIGVPLMSYLVLYKNRKQLHSENILLKYGFLNNGFNFQFWYWESIEFLRKILVLLISTVPIFKTARIFGTTMWLFTIISSFFLTLQLILQPFDSRNYHILNKLETYSMVAWTITLMIFVFLTISNCSVTINFYILLFLLFFNFIFIAKVLISLCYSYIENLRHIKKMIKLPFIGKYFVKISKISEEKYYKEPIVSLNTCDNSIKLTRKYKRPTLFNKKMLTNEEKNYFLDVLSNFMYFGVLNLKFTIFHSYFMEFILRLSTIDHEIFYKKGKNGILKLITKDPKNIDEWLKIKEDELKKRTFFQRHKKILNLFTKNSFIIQNNKKTIVYKRDRHTIMSDYEALINVLKYDKDFITDFKFLYDENTVKSGLILPDLQLSFTKIKMKDKELIMQLFSLFIAKKNIVQFERDIHLKNKIEQLRMLYEILLRANEKKNITFRKNVEDAVKGDSFDYTKMENELTLLNDRINDLVNNYQKLKYADYYEDTCNDNKSCLNNDSEFFNNKLIELSFKEMDYDEDEDKRKNSRKKNEENKEND